The sequence GTTAAGTAGATTTCACTctaatatattaaatttgataatGACTACAAAAATTCATGGTACTCATAAAGGCTTGCTTCTGAATTGTTCAACACATGGTTCATTTATCTTAATAATATGTAGAAACTATTAAACAAACATTAAGATAGTATTATATAATCGATAGAATATGCAAGATACCTTgctggtccaaaatctacaataCAAAAGAAAAGTTGTCATTTCAAAATAGCCTCATAGAAATGTTATCAATAAAACCTTAGAAACTAAATGGCAGACAACAACGAACGATAAGCATATAGCAATATAAGGCAGGGAAGATAGAAAGTCAGATCTATTTAGTCATTCTCCTCTAAGAAGAGGGAGCATACCCTTAATGCTGATTTCCTTAGAGAAGAAGAACATATATAAGCCTTTACAAGCTTATAGACTATAATATCCTGAGGAATCTTGACTTCTTCAAAATTCCGTAGCCAAGGATGACCTGAGATCAGTAAATCAGATTTCCAGTTATCGATTGGCTAATTCCATTTTGTTGACCATAATAAGGTAACGAGAAACTCACAAAGGGCCTGTGCAGCAGTCATTCTCTTGCGGTAGTCCTTATTCAGCAactttttaacaaaatctttggcTTGAGATGACAGAGAAGGCCATGGAGCTTCATCAAAAGTTGGTTCTGCCTTCAAAACAGCTCGAAATATACCTGACTCCGTGCGGGCCCAAAAAGGGCGGCTTCCGCAGAGTAAAATATATGCAATTACACCAATACTCCACATGTCTGCCTCTGTTCCATAAGATCTATGAAGAACTTCAGGAGCAACATAATATGCACTTCCAACAATATCATTCAATCTCTCGTCTGTAGTATAAGTGATGTTAACATCATTATTGTGCCGACCAAAAAAAGATAAACATTGAAGAAAAGAATTATCAGCTAGCAAGAATCATTTTATTAGACAAACCTGGCTTAACCAAGTCAGACAAGCCAAAATCTATGGCCTTTAAGGTAGACTTCTCATCCTTTGTTGCAAAAAGAAAATTCTATACCAACCAAATAACATGAGTTACCAAGATAATACGAAGCGAGCTCAAACTCTAAACAATAACAAATACATCACGTAACCGTTCTCTGCATATCTTTCACCACACGAATACGAATATTCTTTAAATTTCAGTTTGATGATAGCAACTACCTCTGGCTTGAGATCTCGGTGAACAACACCTTGAAGATGACAGAAAGCTACGACACTCAAAATCTGAACAATGAcagcttttgcatcttcttccgaatacTTCCCAcccctaaaaattaaaaaaagattattaCTAAACAATAATTTGGTCAGAATATGAGGAAGATATCATCTTATCACCAACATCCTTAGAAAATTGACAGATGCAGTTCTAGGTATAGAGGTACCTCGAGAGAATCCTTTCTAGTAATTCACCACCTTTGCATAACCTGTTTCAAGTAAAGTCAACGTTAGAACATTAGAACATTACATATGTCAAGTCAGCATGCCTAAGTAAACTTTTAATTGCTAAATGATCTAATTATTTATGACAATATAAATATCGCTAGTCTAAGTGATAACTTCTTCACTCATAAAATCTAAAACTATTAGTATCGAACAGTTAAACAAATATCAGGAACAACAAATTAAGTCCTCATAAAACTGCTACCCACATATGTCAAAGAAAAAATTTCAGAAATTTAAAGTGCTCATGAAAATTCATGTTCCTGTGGTTTCCACAACCATATGAACAAATTTGTCGGTAAAACTTCAAAGCAACTTGAAAAGCAGCTTGAACTTACTCCATCACAATATACGCATTATCTTCATCCTCATATGCATCGTAGAACTGAACTAGATTCTTATGTCCCGTGAGAGAACGTAATATTCTCACTTCTCTACGCACATCTTCGATAGCAATAGCAGTTGTCATCTGCAAAGTATTTACAGACTCAGAAAATTTGTGTgtcctatatatataaataaataaataatatgtatatatataaattcaaTGGAAGTTAACATTTATTATATATGAAATAAAAGATGCATGATCACCACAGAGCACAAAACATCATGACATATTACTGTATGGTGGTCTATATATGCTTAAAACAAAAAGAATTAATACTTGGCCATTTAATCTGGTAATCTTCAGAAGTGATGTCCTGATCAGACCCCCATGGCGGGTtgcatttattatatatataaggttAGATGGGCTTCATACTAGCAACTCAGGCTTAAGCATTCTGCGTTACCGGACCTATCTAGCCAGGTGATAATAGATAGAAAAAAGAATAATTACATCAAATGATTAATATCATTTAGAAAACCAGAAAATAAATATGATGGTGAGTACAACACTTGCTTTTCATTATACATTGTGACCCCCTAATGATATCACTAAGCATTCATGGGCACCTATTAAAATTGATAGCATGAAGCAAACAAGTGTACAGACATGAATTGCaccaaatgaaaagaaaaggatcATATGAATCTAGACAGAATCCATTATCATAGTACAAGAATAAAAATTCAAGCATAGTGCATATCAAAGAAAGTCACAAAACAGAAGCAGCACCTTTATGGGTATTTTACAAAGACAATGACAATATGCTATGAAGTTTACAGGGAACCTTTTGACTTATCTCTACACTTGGAAAAGAcaggaaaagaaaaatgaaatgggTCGTGTTGACCTTCACATATCAATCAACCAATAGAAAGTACCATGAAAAGGCATGAAACACATGATGTAAGGGTTATGTGAAACATGGCAAGACATATGATGAACTCTACAAAAACGTCGAGGATACAGAAGGTTTCAAACTAGAAGAGAGGATGATAGACACCCATCAACTATCACAAAACACCAACCTTTGCCTTGGGAATAACCTTGACGGCCACCTCCTCTCCCTTCATGTCTCCCTTCTTCGCCTTAGCAGTGCAAGTGTACCCGAAATGCCCACGCCCAACCTCCTCCCCAAGCTCAAATTTTGAGAAGATCTGCTTCAAGAACCCAAAGTTTTTGTCCAATCCCAGCTCGACCTCGCTCCCCTCGGGGATCGATGCCTCGTTTGGCTTAACCGAACCATGCCTACGAGCTAGCAGAGCCTTGATGTGCTTCGCGGGCGACGGAGGAGGGAACGGCCGCTTGAGGAACCGCAGCGGCGTCGACTTCACGCTCGAATTGGCCGGCGAGTCCTTGTAAGAGCTCGGAAGGGGGCTTGGACTGTAGAAGGGGAACTTTGGCTGCTTCGGGGTCCCCGGAACCGCTGCAGGCACCTCAACGCCGGGGACCGGCGGGATCTCTTCTTGTTGGATTTGAGGGCTTTGGATTTGTTTCCCATGGCAGAGTCCCATGGAGACCAAAACCCAGCAAGAGGAAAAGATCCAAACTTCGAAAAGATCGAACCTCGGATTCGAGttccaatttgaagatccaaagaaACGGAACACCTAAAGGTGGAGAAGAGTCGGAAACTGAAGTATCATCATCACTCAGTAGAACATCTCTTCGGAACAAGAACCAGGAATCCAAGCGCACAAAAGACCATGAACCGTGGTGCGTAAAAGATGACTCTGAACAAATCTAACCCCGACGTGACTGCTAGTGCTAAAGCGAAGAGTGAGATTCAAGCAAAAAAGGATTACCGGAGAAGTAacgtgaggaggaggaggggggggaaAAGATCAAATTTTTGAGAGTGCTGAGCAGAAAGGAAGAAATACGAGGAAAAAGATTCGATTTTTAGGATTGGAGAGGAAAAAGGAGGAAACTTTCAAATGTACAAGAGGCAGAAATAAGATTTCAATATCCTCAGGAATTGCAAAGGAGAAAGAAGGTGGAAGATGCCGAACAGAGGGTGGGAGAAGAGGGCAGGAATGGCACAAGAGAGAGAACGCGAGGGGGAAAGGAGGCAAAGGAATCCCCCTGCTTTCGCTTTTTCAGCTCTCCT comes from Musa acuminata AAA Group cultivar baxijiao chromosome BXJ3-3, Cavendish_Baxijiao_AAA, whole genome shotgun sequence and encodes:
- the LOC135633251 gene encoding calcium/calmodulin-dependent serine/threonine-protein kinase 1-like codes for the protein MGLCHGKQIQSPQIQQEEIPPVPGVEVPAAVPGTPKQPKFPFYSPSPLPSSYKDSPANSSVKSTPLRFLKRPFPPPSPAKHIKALLARRHGSVKPNEASIPEGSEVELGLDKNFGFLKQIFSKFELGEEVGRGHFGYTCTAKAKKGDMKGEEVAVKVIPKAKMTTAIAIEDVRREVRILRSLTGHKNLVQFYDAYEDEDNAYIVMELCKGGELLERILSRGGKYSEEDAKAVIVQILSVVAFCHLQGVVHRDLKPENFLFATKDEKSTLKAIDFGLSDLVKPDERLNDIVGSAYYVAPEVLHRSYGTEADMWSIGVIAYILLCGSRPFWARTESGIFRAVLKAEPTFDEAPWPSLSSQAKDFVKKLLNKDYRKRMTAAQALCHPWLRNFEEVKIPQDIIVYKLVKAYICSSSLRKSALRALAKTLTVDQLYYLQEQFALLGPNKSGYISLQNLKTALSRNSTDTMKDSRVLDFANVVSALQYRKLDFEEFAAAAISVHQMEVLDTWEQHARNGYEFFEKDGNRPIMIEELASELGLSPSVPVHVVLQDWIRHSDGKLSLLGFIKLLHGFSSRTIPKA